One Bythopirellula goksoeyrii genomic window, ATCAACCCAAGTGGTACGGCATCGCTCACGGAAACCACGGGGACAGCCTTGCCATTGGGTTCAGGAAACATCTACGGCGCTGCTTCGGCCGCCCAATTCGTCGTCACGATCCCTGAGCAGGATATTCCGAGTTACGACCTCACCGCTCTGGTGCAGATAAAGGTCGGTGGTACGGAACTAGATGTGAGCAGTCTCGCTCTTAATTCGCTCGCGCCGGTGAAGCATAACGAGTTATCCCGTGTGGAAATTCCTGGCCGTGGCGCTACGGTAGAGCATCAATTCCTCTTCCAAGTGTCTTATGCCAACTACGGCGATGGTGTGGGACCAGACGTTACGGACCTCACACTCAACTTTGGTGCCGTCGAAGCCATGTTGAGTCTCGACCAGGTCTCCATCGATACAGCAATTCAGCCCTCTGGGTTTTTCCCAGAAAGAATTCCCGAGCCTTCGTCAGCATTGCTTGGATTATTG contains:
- a CDS encoding PEP-CTERM sorting domain-containing protein (PEP-CTERM proteins occur, often in large numbers, in the proteomes of bacteria that also encode an exosortase, a predicted intramembrane cysteine proteinase. The presence of a PEP-CTERM domain at a protein's C-terminus predicts cleavage within the sorting domain, followed by covalent anchoring to some some component of the (usually Gram-negative) cell surface. Many PEP-CTERM proteins exhibit an unusual sequence composition that includes large numbers of potential glycosylation sites. Expression of one such protein has been shown restore the ability of a bacterium to form floc, a type of biofilm.): MTKMLTRTLYALIFGLFSLTITTPANADFAAPQSWNRGDVNTTYQHWDFFDSYPTDSTPDVGNINPSGTASLTETTGTALPLGSGNIYGAASAAQFVVTIPEQDIPSYDLTALVQIKVGGTELDVSSLALNSLAPVKHNELSRVEIPGRGATVEHQFLFQVSYANYGDGVGPDVTDLTLNFGAVEAMLSLDQVSIDTAIQPSGFFPERIPEPSSALLGLLAGAGVLLRRRNLLLGAVG